From one Nitrospirota bacterium genomic stretch:
- a CDS encoding PAS domain S-box protein gives MNNIITYGKLMKTEEGLQFCNVLINMSNDAILIIDPETSQFLYVNNRACDNLGYDKEELLSMHVTDIEAILPDHFSWEIHVAEIKKTGSMIIEGIHKRKDNTTFPVEVSIRYLTYLNKDYMVAMIRDITDRKNSESALKNERDRFMYFLENMEDGVYIVNQQHDIEYLNPVIKQTFGNDYKKKCYEYFHNRKEACPWCRNEEVFAGKSVKWEFFREDKKKTYEVFDMPIRNPDGTMSKFEILYDISETKQAEEALSLSETKYRTLVETMPYGIQENDTDGIITFSNDAHCQILGFTRDEMKGKDIFDFLSTEEERNNLRHYLKLLVREQPPPSTFFAKNITKDGRVIDVKVDWNYKKDSRGEVIGFISVITDITEQLKAEESSQRLQAQLLHSQKMEAIGRLAGGIAHDFGNILTAIKNFSSIGIKGTRESDPYASNIFDHINSAAYRAMNLTRQLLTFSKKDITKIVNIRLNNIINNLVEMLHNIIGEDIIIATDYGSNLRPILGDSGKLEQVITNLVVNARDAMPIPGGGTIIIRTENILIDEEISSKIPYSRPGQFVRLTVEDTGHGISKQNINNIFEPFFTTKKNGSGSGLGLSVVYAIISDHKGWINVTSEEGVKTIFEVYLPALSSNAGHDSDNKLVIDHSTNKGERILLVEDDGIVRISTKMALEKEGYEVIDADNSASALRIFQKENGRFHMVISDLVLPDQNGLRLIRTLITLKPELKAILNSGYIGQQIDRSEIEQSGIYFLSKPFDIEDLLIAIRELINKN, from the coding sequence ATGAATAATATCATAACCTACGGCAAATTGATGAAGACGGAAGAAGGTTTGCAATTTTGCAATGTGCTGATCAATATGTCAAATGACGCAATATTAATAATTGATCCTGAAACCAGCCAGTTCTTATACGTCAACAACAGGGCATGTGATAATCTGGGCTATGACAAGGAAGAGCTTCTTTCCATGCATGTAACAGACATTGAAGCTATTCTTCCTGACCACTTTTCATGGGAAATTCATGTGGCAGAAATTAAGAAAACAGGATCCATGATCATCGAAGGGATACATAAGCGTAAAGATAATACAACATTTCCAGTCGAGGTCAGTATCCGCTACCTTACTTACCTGAATAAGGACTACATGGTTGCCATGATCCGGGATATTACAGATAGAAAAAATTCTGAGTCTGCTTTAAAGAACGAGAGAGACCGTTTCATGTATTTCCTGGAGAATATGGAAGATGGTGTTTACATTGTTAATCAGCAACATGATATTGAATATCTTAATCCGGTAATTAAGCAGACGTTCGGTAACGATTATAAGAAAAAGTGCTATGAATATTTTCACAATAGAAAGGAAGCCTGCCCCTGGTGCAGAAACGAAGAAGTCTTCGCCGGAAAGTCTGTTAAATGGGAATTTTTTCGGGAAGATAAAAAGAAGACATATGAAGTTTTTGACATGCCCATCAGAAATCCAGACGGCACCATGTCAAAATTTGAGATACTTTATGATATTTCTGAGACTAAACAGGCTGAGGAGGCATTAAGTCTGAGTGAAACAAAGTACCGTACACTTGTAGAAACCATGCCCTATGGTATACAGGAAAACGACACAGACGGCATCATCACATTCAGTAATGACGCTCACTGTCAAATCCTCGGATTCACTCGGGATGAGATGAAGGGAAAGGACATTTTTGATTTCTTATCTACGGAAGAGGAACGTAATAACCTTCGCCACTATCTCAAGCTTCTGGTTAGGGAGCAGCCTCCCCCATCCACTTTTTTCGCAAAAAATATTACTAAGGATGGGAGGGTAATAGATGTCAAGGTTGATTGGAACTACAAGAAAGATTCAAGAGGAGAGGTTATCGGATTCATTTCAGTCATTACCGATATTACGGAGCAGCTAAAGGCAGAAGAGTCCAGTCAGAGGCTGCAAGCTCAACTCCTGCATTCCCAAAAGATGGAGGCTATCGGACGGCTTGCAGGAGGAATAGCCCATGACTTCGGCAACATTCTTACTGCAATTAAGAATTTCAGCTCAATCGGTATAAAAGGGACGCGAGAGTCTGATCCTTATGCCTCCAACATCTTTGATCATATAAATTCAGCGGCGTATCGTGCAATGAATCTCACAAGACAACTTCTCACCTTCAGCAAAAAGGATATTACAAAAATTGTCAATATCAGACTGAACAATATAATAAATAACCTGGTTGAGATGTTACACAATATTATCGGTGAAGATATCATTATAGCAACAGATTATGGCTCCAATCTCCGGCCGATCCTTGGGGATAGTGGAAAGCTGGAGCAGGTTATTACAAATCTCGTCGTCAACGCAAGAGATGCGATGCCAATACCTGGGGGAGGCACAATAATAATCAGGACCGAAAACATTCTTATTGACGAAGAGATCAGCAGCAAGATTCCTTACTCAAGACCAGGGCAATTTGTACGGCTCACTGTTGAGGATACAGGTCATGGTATATCAAAGCAAAACATCAATAACATCTTCGAACCTTTTTTTACTACAAAGAAGAACGGATCCGGGTCGGGACTCGGCCTTTCTGTTGTCTACGCTATCATAAGTGATCACAAGGGATGGATTAATGTCACGAGCGAGGAAGGGGTAAAGACCATTTTTGAAGTCTACCTGCCAGCCTTAAGCTCTAATGCTGGACATGATTCTGACAACAAGTTGGTGATTGATCATTCAACAAACAAGGGTGAAAGGATATTACTGGTTGAGGATGATGGTATCGTTCGGATCTCGACAAAAATGGCACTCGAGAAAGAGGGATATGAGGTGATAGATGCAGATAATTCAGCCTCGGCCCTCAGGATATTTCAGAAAGAAAACGGCAGATTTCACATGGTAATAAGTGACCTGGTCCTTCCCGACCAAAACGGTCTTCGGCTCATCAGGACGCTGATTACGCTCAAGCCCGAACTCAAGGCAATACTAAACAGCGGGTATATAGGCCAGCAGATAGATCGCTCAGAGATAGAACAATCAGGGATATACTTTCTCAGCAAACCTTTTGATATTGAAGATTTACTAATAGCCATAAGGGAACTGATCAATAAGAATTAG
- the lipA gene encoding lipoyl synthase, with the protein MNLYKHQRRPEWLKTRLPAGDIYLHIKRLLRSSELNTVCEEANCPNIGECFNQRTATFLILGDICTRGCRFCNVESGVPGTIDLDEPERVAKAAREMGLKHIVVTSVTRDDIHDGGASVYAKTISQIRRYNPGSTIEVLIPDFKGSDEALKTVILASPEIINHNIETVPGLYKTVRPGAVYDQSLRLLKTVSENGLHITAKAGLMVGLGEQLQEIVDVMKDIRDSGCDILTIGQYLSPTRNHLPVHRYYHPNEFKELKAIGMEQGFKYIEAGPLVRSSYHAAMQMDIPPST; encoded by the coding sequence ATGAACCTTTACAAACACCAAAGACGCCCTGAATGGCTTAAGACAAGACTACCGGCAGGAGACATTTACCTTCATATAAAAAGACTGCTTAGATCATCAGAGCTGAATACGGTTTGTGAAGAGGCAAACTGCCCCAATATCGGCGAATGTTTTAATCAGAGGACAGCTACATTCCTAATCCTCGGAGATATATGTACGCGGGGTTGCAGATTCTGTAATGTAGAAAGTGGGGTACCGGGGACTATTGATCTTGATGAACCGGAGAGGGTTGCAAAGGCAGCACGAGAGATGGGCCTTAAACATATTGTGGTGACCTCTGTTACGAGAGATGATATTCATGATGGCGGGGCATCCGTATATGCCAAGACTATCTCTCAAATCAGAAGGTATAATCCGGGGAGTACAATTGAGGTCCTGATACCGGATTTTAAAGGTTCTGATGAAGCGCTTAAGACTGTAATCCTTGCGAGTCCCGAGATAATAAACCATAATATTGAGACGGTTCCAGGGCTTTACAAAACGGTCAGACCCGGTGCTGTATACGATCAGTCATTAAGACTCTTGAAGACCGTCAGCGAGAACGGTCTTCACATTACGGCTAAGGCCGGTTTAATGGTAGGATTAGGTGAACAGTTGCAGGAGATTGTAGATGTTATGAAAGACATAAGGGATTCCGGTTGTGACATCCTGACGATAGGGCAATACCTGAGTCCCACGAGAAACCATCTGCCTGTTCACAGATATTATCACCCCAATGAGTTTAAAGAGCTTAAGGCAATTGGCATGGAACAGGGATTCAAATATATAGAGGCTGGGCCGTTAGTCAGAAGCTCATACCATGCGGCCATGCAGATGGATATACCCCCATCCACTTGA
- a CDS encoding ATP-dependent Clp protease adaptor ClpS, with product MATKVLTDTEIESRNESNLELIPPYKIIFLNDNITTMDFVVKILMMVFKRDKMTAVGLMLEVHHKGSAVVA from the coding sequence ATGGCCACGAAAGTTTTAACAGATACTGAGATTGAAAGTCGAAATGAGTCCAATCTTGAACTAATTCCTCCTTACAAAATAATCTTTCTGAATGACAATATAACTACTATGGATTTTGTCGTAAAAATACTAATGATGGTTTTTAAGAGAGACAAAATGACTGCTGTAGGTTTGATGCTGGAAGTTCATCACAAGGGGTCAGCTGTTGTGGC